One part of the Candidatus Sericytochromatia bacterium genome encodes these proteins:
- a CDS encoding SOS response-associated peptidase, which produces MCGRFTLTPGAIPLLTDWVEGGAEVIPRWNIAPTQMVPIVREQGGARQLALARWGLVPPWAREGDRLPPLINARADTVAEKPAFRAALRQRRAVVPADGFYEWAPPPAGAPKGAPKQPWWFRRRDAGLLFLAALWEPWGPEAEPERLSFTLITTDANACVAPVHDRMPVLLDAAQADRWMAPQGQELAPLLSMLAPYPADAMVAIAVNPRLNSARTDEPSLVEPVATVRQPGLFDGV; this is translated from the coding sequence ATGTGTGGGCGCTTCACGTTGACGCCGGGGGCGATCCCGTTGCTGACCGATTGGGTCGAGGGCGGCGCGGAGGTGATTCCCCGCTGGAACATCGCGCCCACCCAGATGGTGCCGATCGTGCGTGAGCAGGGCGGTGCGCGCCAGCTGGCGCTGGCACGCTGGGGGCTGGTGCCGCCCTGGGCCCGCGAGGGCGATCGCCTGCCGCCCCTGATCAACGCCCGCGCCGACACGGTGGCCGAAAAACCGGCCTTCCGCGCCGCCCTGCGCCAGCGACGGGCGGTCGTGCCGGCGGATGGTTTCTACGAATGGGCTCCGCCGCCGGCGGGCGCGCCCAAGGGGGCACCCAAGCAGCCCTGGTGGTTTCGCCGCCGCGACGCGGGCCTGCTGTTCCTGGCGGCCCTGTGGGAACCCTGGGGCCCGGAAGCCGAGCCCGAGCGCCTTTCGTTCACCCTGATCACGACCGACGCCAATGCCTGCGTGGCGCCCGTGCATGACCGCATGCCCGTGTTGCTGGACGCCGCCCAGGCCGACCGCTGGATGGCGCCGCAAGGCCAGGAACTGGCGCCCTTGCTGAGCATGCTGGCGCCCTATCCGGCCGACGCGATGGTGGCCATTGCGGTCAACCCGCGCCTGAATTCCGCCCGCACCGATGAGCCGTCGCTGGTGGAACCCGTGGCGACCGTTCGTCAGCCAGGTCTGTTCGACGGTGTTTAG
- a CDS encoding PIN domain-containing protein: MGLIIDTGVLITLERLQNPTLLAAWESQGPGFLSAITCSELLVGVHKADSPQRRSQRSAFVENILETFPILEFDLASARAHAQILAQLPRGVMVDAHDLLIGATALRHGMPVLTGNGKDFARIPGLTVLDFNVGAVSGPERA; this comes from the coding sequence ATGGGACTGATCATCGACACGGGGGTCCTGATCACGCTCGAACGCCTCCAGAATCCGACCCTGCTCGCCGCCTGGGAGTCGCAAGGGCCGGGTTTCCTGAGCGCCATCACGTGTTCCGAACTCCTGGTCGGCGTCCACAAGGCCGATTCGCCCCAGCGTCGGAGTCAGCGCTCCGCCTTCGTCGAGAACATCCTGGAGACCTTCCCGATCCTGGAATTCGACCTGGCCTCGGCGCGGGCCCACGCCCAGATTCTGGCCCAGTTACCCCGAGGGGTGATGGTAGACGCCCACGATCTGCTGATCGGCGCCACCGCCCTGCGTCACGGGATGCCGGTCCTGACGGGCAACGGCAAAGACTTCGCGCGGATTCCCGGCCTCACGGTGCTGGACTTCAACGTGGGCGCCGTGAGCGGACCGGAACGCGCCTAA